The following are encoded together in the Streptomyces flavofungini genome:
- a CDS encoding MBL fold metallo-hydrolase produces the protein MRADVTVTWWGHATCTVEDSGIRVLTDPLFVRRLAHLRRRRGALPPARAAVADVVLLSHLHADHLHVPSLARLAPGTRVLVPRGAPRSVPGLRKLSHLRFTEVVPGDEIPVGGSGGVAVRVVPALHDGRRLPLGPHRSPALGYVVEGRARTYFAGDTGLFDAMAEEVGPVDVALLPVGGWGPYLGHGHLDPARAAEALARLAPRSAVPVHYGTYWPIGMDAVRPHEFHGPGDEFVRQAARRAPGVAVHRLGHGESVRPEVAR, from the coding sequence GTGCGTGCCGACGTCACGGTCACCTGGTGGGGCCATGCCACGTGCACGGTGGAGGACTCGGGCATCCGTGTGCTGACCGATCCGCTGTTCGTGCGCCGGCTTGCGCACTTGCGCCGCCGCAGGGGCGCGCTCCCGCCCGCGCGTGCGGCCGTCGCCGATGTCGTGCTGCTGTCGCATCTGCACGCCGACCATCTGCACGTGCCGTCCCTGGCGCGCCTGGCGCCGGGTACGCGCGTCCTGGTCCCGCGCGGCGCCCCCCGCTCCGTGCCGGGCCTGCGCAAGCTGTCCCACCTGCGGTTCACGGAGGTCGTGCCGGGCGACGAGATCCCCGTGGGGGGCAGCGGCGGCGTCGCCGTGCGCGTCGTCCCCGCCCTCCACGACGGCCGCCGCCTCCCCCTCGGCCCCCACCGGTCCCCCGCCCTCGGCTACGTCGTCGAGGGCCGCGCCCGTACCTACTTCGCCGGGGACACCGGCCTGTTCGACGCGATGGCCGAGGAGGTGGGGCCCGTCGACGTGGCGCTGCTTCCCGTGGGCGGCTGGGGCCCCTACCTCGGGCACGGCCATCTGGACCCGGCCCGCGCCGCCGAGGCCCTGGCACGGCTCGCGCCGCGCAGCGCGGTGCCGGTGCACTACGGCACGTACTGGCCGATCGGCATGGACGCGGTGCGGCCGCACGAATTCCACGGTCCGGGGGACGAGTTCGTGCGCCAGGCCGCCCGCCGCGCGCCGGGCGTGGCCGTGCACCGGCTGGGGCACGGCGAGTCCGTGCGGCCGGAGGTCGCCCGATGA
- a CDS encoding MBL fold metallo-hydrolase: MGASSVTQQTRQQPQDSEQAEQTQPARRARAAPEGGGGGGGTGAEPAEEARGVGEAPGEGAAPAPRAVPLRTPGTVRLWPKSFADRLTAPLPGLRAFARFAREGVLRPPPAALADIPRLPYAPGPLPRVDSRTVAVTWAGHASWVLRVGGLTVLTDPVWSRRILGTPARVTPVGVPWTALPRVDAVVISHNHYDHLDAPTLRRLPRDTPVLVPAGLARWFTRRRFTRVVELDWWEGARLGGVRFDFVPAHHWSKRGLRDTCRSLWGGWVLTDMDGQRVYFAGDTGYGHWFGRIGERYPGIDLALLPIGAYEPRWWLRDVHCDPEEAVRAALDVGARRMAPMHWGTFLLSAEPVLEPLVRVRDAWAAAGRERGDLWDLPVGGSRVLTG; encoded by the coding sequence ATGGGAGCCTCCTCGGTGACGCAGCAGACGCGGCAGCAGCCACAGGACAGCGAACAGGCAGAGCAGACGCAGCCGGCGCGGCGGGCCCGTGCGGCCCCGGAGGGGGGAGGCGGGGGAGGCGGGACCGGGGCGGAGCCCGCGGAGGAGGCGCGGGGCGTGGGGGAAGCGCCGGGCGAGGGTGCCGCGCCCGCGCCCCGGGCCGTCCCGCTCCGCACCCCCGGCACCGTCCGGCTGTGGCCCAAGTCCTTCGCCGACCGGCTCACCGCGCCGCTGCCCGGGCTGCGGGCCTTCGCCCGGTTCGCCCGCGAGGGAGTGCTCAGGCCGCCGCCCGCCGCGCTCGCCGACATCCCGCGGCTGCCGTACGCGCCGGGCCCGCTGCCCCGCGTCGACTCCCGCACGGTCGCGGTGACCTGGGCCGGGCACGCCAGCTGGGTGCTGCGCGTCGGCGGGCTCACCGTCCTCACCGACCCCGTCTGGTCCCGCAGGATCCTCGGCACCCCCGCCCGCGTCACACCCGTCGGCGTCCCCTGGACCGCACTGCCCCGCGTCGACGCCGTGGTCATCAGCCACAACCACTACGACCACCTGGACGCCCCCACCCTCCGCAGGCTCCCGCGCGACACCCCCGTCCTCGTACCCGCGGGCCTCGCCCGCTGGTTCACGCGCCGCCGGTTCACCCGCGTCGTCGAACTCGACTGGTGGGAGGGTGCCCGACTCGGCGGGGTCCGCTTCGACTTCGTACCGGCGCACCACTGGTCCAAGCGCGGACTGCGGGACACCTGCCGGAGCCTGTGGGGCGGCTGGGTGCTCACCGACATGGACGGGCAGCGGGTGTACTTCGCCGGGGACACGGGCTACGGCCACTGGTTCGGGCGGATCGGGGAGCGCTACCCCGGGATCGACCTGGCGCTCCTTCCCATCGGGGCGTACGAGCCGCGCTGGTGGCTGCGGGACGTGCACTGCGACCCGGAGGAGGCGGTGCGGGCCGCGCTCGACGTGGGGGCGCGGCGGATGGCGCCCATGCACTGGGGCACGTTCCTGCTGTCGGCCGAGCCGGTCCTGGAGCCGCTGGTGCGGGTGCGGGACGCCTGGGCGGCGGCCGGGCGGGAGCGGGGGGACCTGTGGGATCTGCCGGTGGGCGGGTCCCGGGTGCTCACCGGCTGA
- a CDS encoding DedA family protein, with protein sequence MLAAAATVTPESTQQAVGYPSLFLLVVLGALVPVVPTGALVSSAAVVAFHQTDTSPFALLIVFGVASLAAFAGDMGLYWLGQRGMRSKNGSRWLEAIRDRAPEERLVRAQDKLQDHGVLVLVLSRLVPAGRLPVMLACLLAKLPLRRFARGNLPACLAWAVTYQLIGILGGSLFEEPWQGVVLAVGLTVVISLAPTVWRRLRRARSTAR encoded by the coding sequence ATGCTCGCCGCCGCGGCGACGGTGACGCCGGAGTCCACCCAGCAGGCGGTGGGCTATCCCTCGCTGTTCCTGCTGGTGGTCCTCGGCGCGCTGGTGCCGGTGGTGCCGACGGGCGCGTTGGTGAGTTCGGCGGCGGTGGTGGCCTTCCACCAGACCGACACGTCGCCGTTCGCGCTGCTCATCGTGTTCGGGGTGGCGTCGCTCGCGGCGTTCGCCGGGGACATGGGCCTGTACTGGCTCGGGCAGCGCGGCATGCGGTCGAAGAACGGCTCGCGCTGGCTGGAGGCCATCCGGGACCGGGCCCCGGAGGAGCGGCTCGTCCGGGCCCAGGACAAGCTCCAGGACCACGGCGTCCTGGTGCTCGTCCTGTCGCGCCTGGTCCCGGCGGGCCGCCTCCCGGTGATGCTGGCCTGCCTCCTCGCGAAGCTGCCGCTGCGCCGGTTCGCCCGCGGCAACCTCCCGGCCTGTCTGGCCTGGGCGGTGACGTACCAGCTCATCGGCATCCTCGGCGGCTCCCTGTTCGAGGAGCCCTGGCAGGGCGTGGTCCTCGCCGTCGGCCTCACGGTCGTCATCAGCCTCGCCCCGACGGTGTGGCGCCGCCTGCGCAGGGCCCGCTCGACGGCCCGCTGA
- a CDS encoding alkaline phosphatase family protein, producing MLVLAGILPDFKLQSDDGDSATRIAITAALGAGAFGLLSALVWPLLVRALLLVPALVLGLLNFFLNGSLLLLALRLIPDGRGDANAETAVVVAAVMSAVASATGGALAVRDDDAYRRRLYRLADRRRRRATAAQGPSTPGILFLQLDGVGHDVLREAVSKGLMPTVARWLGATGPTTAPARATGTGAVAGTGPGAGAETGPPPTHRLTPWRTDWSSQTGASQLAILHGSNFDVPAFRWYEKDTGEVMVSNRPASAVELQRRAVARTGDPGLLADDGASRGNLFSGGADQLALVLSMAARRGKRNRSRAGYFAYFSDPANAVRTALSFVAEVGREIGESTRARLRKRRPRVSRGGLYPFIRAFATVVERDVVVAAVIGDMLAGRAAVYADLVAYDEVAHHSGPTSGDAERVLRRLDRSLALIEQVADHAPRRYRIVLLSDHGQSPGETFRARYGLSLADLVRAGCGLPVPRRARRTHSGAEARSAVRAALRRPVEEGTDEHRPGRRAEPIVLASGNLGLVSFPDVPHRMTREEIDRRHPALLPTLANHPGVGFLLVRSAEHGPLVLGARGAETRLDEDPDGPGPLDDFGPGAADAVRRTDSFPHTADIMVNSWYDPEDGEVLAFEEQIGSHGGLGGAQSRPFLLSPLALSPPVPDGGELVGAEAVHAVLRRWREEECGHGGQMKSAECATSTAGATSTVGTAEIVVGPDVGPVTASDPAVTASTGAADDCLPQGGPPTAFPAADHAVQDKTS from the coding sequence ATGCTCGTGCTCGCCGGCATCCTGCCGGACTTCAAGCTCCAGTCGGACGACGGCGACAGCGCCACCCGCATCGCGATCACCGCCGCCCTGGGCGCGGGCGCCTTCGGCCTCCTGTCGGCGCTGGTGTGGCCGCTCCTGGTGCGCGCGCTGCTCCTCGTCCCCGCCCTGGTCCTCGGCCTGCTCAACTTCTTCCTCAACGGGTCGCTGCTCCTGCTCGCCCTGCGCCTCATCCCCGACGGCCGCGGCGACGCCAACGCCGAGACCGCCGTGGTCGTCGCCGCCGTGATGTCGGCCGTCGCCTCCGCGACCGGCGGCGCCCTCGCGGTCCGCGACGACGACGCCTACCGCCGGCGCCTGTACCGCCTCGCCGACCGAAGACGCCGCCGCGCCACCGCCGCCCAGGGCCCGAGCACCCCCGGCATCCTCTTCCTCCAGCTCGACGGCGTCGGCCACGACGTCCTCCGCGAAGCCGTCAGCAAGGGCCTCATGCCCACCGTCGCCCGCTGGCTCGGCGCGACCGGGCCCACGACCGCCCCCGCGCGTGCGACCGGGACCGGCGCGGTGGCCGGAACGGGGCCCGGGGCCGGCGCCGAGACCGGGCCGCCCCCCACCCACCGCCTCACCCCCTGGCGCACCGACTGGTCCAGCCAGACCGGGGCCAGTCAGCTCGCCATCCTGCACGGCAGCAACTTCGACGTCCCCGCCTTCCGCTGGTACGAGAAGGACACCGGCGAGGTCATGGTGTCCAACCGGCCCGCGTCGGCGGTGGAGCTGCAGCGTCGCGCCGTCGCCCGGACCGGTGATCCGGGGCTCCTCGCCGACGACGGGGCGAGCCGCGGCAACCTGTTCAGCGGGGGCGCCGACCAACTCGCCCTGGTCCTGTCGATGGCCGCGCGGCGCGGCAAGCGCAACCGCTCCCGCGCCGGGTACTTCGCCTACTTCTCCGACCCCGCCAACGCCGTCCGTACGGCCCTCTCCTTCGTCGCCGAGGTCGGCCGCGAGATCGGCGAGTCCACCCGGGCCCGGCTCCGCAAGCGCCGCCCCCGCGTGAGCCGCGGCGGGCTCTACCCCTTCATCAGGGCCTTCGCGACCGTCGTCGAGCGCGACGTGGTCGTGGCCGCCGTCATCGGCGACATGCTCGCCGGACGCGCCGCCGTCTACGCCGACCTCGTCGCCTACGACGAGGTCGCCCACCACTCGGGCCCCACCAGCGGCGACGCCGAGCGGGTCCTGCGCCGCCTGGACCGCTCCCTCGCCCTCATCGAGCAGGTCGCCGACCACGCCCCCCGCCGCTACCGCATCGTGCTGCTCTCCGACCACGGCCAGAGCCCCGGCGAGACCTTCCGCGCCCGCTACGGCCTGTCCCTGGCCGACCTGGTGCGGGCCGGGTGCGGGCTGCCGGTGCCCCGCAGGGCGCGGCGTACGCACAGCGGTGCCGAGGCCCGTTCGGCGGTGCGGGCCGCGCTGCGCCGTCCCGTCGAGGAGGGCACGGACGAGCACCGGCCCGGCCGCCGCGCCGAGCCGATCGTCCTGGCCTCCGGCAACCTCGGCCTGGTCTCGTTCCCCGACGTGCCCCACCGCATGACCCGCGAGGAGATCGACCGGCGCCACCCGGCGCTCCTGCCGACCCTCGCCAACCACCCCGGCGTCGGCTTCCTGCTCGTCCGCAGCGCCGAGCACGGACCGCTCGTCCTCGGGGCGCGCGGCGCCGAGACGCGTCTCGACGAGGATCCGGACGGCCCCGGCCCGCTCGACGACTTCGGGCCCGGCGCCGCCGACGCCGTGCGCCGCACCGACTCCTTCCCGCACACCGCGGACATCATGGTCAACTCCTGGTACGACCCCGAGGACGGCGAAGTGCTCGCCTTCGAGGAGCAGATCGGCTCCCACGGCGGGCTCGGCGGTGCCCAGTCCCGCCCGTTCCTGCTGTCCCCGCTCGCGCTGTCCCCACCCGTCCCGGACGGCGGTGAACTCGTCGGCGCGGAGGCCGTGCACGCCGTACTGCGGCGGTGGCGGGAGGAGGAGTGCGGGCACGGGGGGCAGATGAAGAGCGCGGAGTGCGCGACGAGCACGGCGGGCGCGACGAGCACGGTGGGCACGGCGGAGATCGTCGTCGGTCCCGACGTCGGCCCCGTCACCGCCTCCGATCCCGCGGTCACCGCCTCCACCGGCGCCGCGGACGATTGCCTTCCGCAAGGCGGCCCTCCCACAGCTTTTCCGGCCGCCGACCACGCCGTACAGGACAAAACTTCTTGA
- a CDS encoding amino acid permease, which yields MHDTGTVSPSAPAPDLGELPAERDKHARRFGLPVATCLVMGNIIGGGIFLLPASVAPFGTISLVAFAVLTVGAICLALVFGRLASRDPRTGGPYVYARAAFGDFAGFLAAWSYWITTWVSNAALAVAAVGYLDVLIPVADHKWTACLAALTLQLLPALANFAGTRYVGAVQLVATVLKFLPLLLVAFGGLFFFDSANLGPFRAGDESPVGAVSASAAILLFSYLGVESAAVSAGEVRDPRRNVGRATVLGTLGAALVYLLGTLAVFGTVAHDKLVASTAPFSDAVNAMFGGSWGGTAVALAALVSMVGALNGWTLLSAQAPYAAARDGLFPSAFARKRRGVPTVGVLVTVVLASLLTVYNYTAGPAGVFEVLVLVTTFTATVPYLLATAAQIYFLASGQGERVHRGRLARDAVLAALAFGFSMWLVAGAGYAAVYQGVLFLFAGVLVYAWMAARKKRTAVR from the coding sequence ATGCACGACACCGGAACCGTTTCCCCGTCGGCTCCGGCCCCTGACCTCGGGGAACTTCCGGCAGAGAGAGACAAGCACGCCCGCCGCTTCGGGCTTCCCGTCGCCACCTGCCTCGTCATGGGGAACATCATCGGCGGCGGCATCTTCCTGCTGCCCGCCTCCGTCGCGCCCTTCGGCACCATCAGTCTCGTCGCGTTCGCCGTGCTCACAGTGGGCGCGATCTGTCTGGCGCTGGTCTTCGGGCGGCTCGCGAGCCGTGACCCGCGCACCGGCGGTCCGTACGTGTACGCGCGTGCCGCGTTCGGTGACTTCGCGGGGTTCCTCGCCGCCTGGTCGTACTGGATCACGACGTGGGTGTCGAACGCGGCGCTCGCCGTCGCCGCCGTCGGCTATCTCGACGTGCTGATACCGGTGGCGGACCACAAGTGGACCGCCTGCCTCGCCGCGCTGACGCTGCAACTCCTGCCCGCGCTCGCCAACTTCGCGGGGACCCGCTACGTCGGTGCCGTCCAGCTCGTCGCCACCGTCCTGAAGTTCCTGCCGCTGCTGCTCGTCGCCTTCGGCGGTCTCTTCTTCTTCGACAGCGCGAACCTCGGGCCGTTCCGGGCGGGCGACGAGAGCCCCGTCGGGGCGGTGTCCGCGTCCGCCGCGATCCTGCTCTTCTCGTACCTGGGCGTGGAGTCCGCCGCCGTCAGCGCGGGCGAGGTGCGCGACCCCCGGCGCAACGTCGGGCGCGCCACCGTCCTCGGCACCCTCGGCGCCGCCCTCGTCTACCTGCTCGGCACCCTCGCCGTGTTCGGGACGGTCGCGCACGACAAGCTCGTGGCCTCGACCGCGCCGTTCTCGGACGCCGTGAACGCCATGTTCGGCGGCTCCTGGGGCGGCACGGCCGTGGCGCTGGCCGCGCTCGTGTCGATGGTCGGGGCCCTCAACGGGTGGACGCTCCTGAGCGCGCAGGCGCCGTACGCCGCCGCGCGCGACGGGCTCTTCCCGAGCGCGTTCGCGCGCAAGCGGCGCGGTGTGCCGACCGTGGGTGTCCTGGTCACCGTCGTCCTCGCCTCGCTGCTCACGGTCTACAACTACACGGCCGGTCCTGCGGGCGTCTTCGAAGTCCTCGTGCTCGTCACCACGTTCACCGCCACCGTGCCGTACCTCCTCGCCACCGCCGCACAGATCTACTTCCTCGCCTCCGGGCAGGGCGAACGCGTGCACCGGGGCCGCCTGGCGCGCGACGCGGTGCTCGCCGCGCTCGCGTTCGGCTTCTCGATGTGGCTGGTCGCGGGCGCCGGGTACGCGGCCGTCTACCAGGGCGTGCTGTTCCTCTTCGCGGGTGTCCTCGTGTACGCGTGGATGGCGGCCCGCAAGAAGCGGACCGCCGTCCGGTGA
- a CDS encoding DUF6345 domain-containing protein — MRMIYRDRGPSPLEPEKPGAAGERDSTFGWWGAFSIEKFADASPLFYTHEDATGWLAYLQQFYDRNFWFADGGVQVWAYEETYDNWQDRYGMDAVCAVYHSGHGDMDGNGVFYAPLGAAWDGRTTATSHRMALGNEKCRYIFWSTCFSLRVLAGHSPIRTWAGPNLGFRMLFGFETTSIDHPDYGRKFWDKWRSGQTYCDAWLNASWDIHKNQAPSVCAVGATQAEAVNRLNTERNFYRDAVSDNWYAWRWYNAREASLSEQLTTLPEGTQTVELAPRDPSAELARAGQIASFPSAALEEVEVDRQGVLSAGSGDRVVSTGPLAVRWVRLAEPNTRNTTPLPTEPAIDRARAFAEEHADGAELILDSVHDLMQNSGTKDGSEIGTDTTIATHVTFRQAFDGVSVITPDRGLIRVALDNDGTVVQAQLSTRAVASARREPSSQVAPPQAGGGGAAAAPAPRDPDEALAAAQERLLAELAVRGAEPGADYPSAVAREQRPEVRDVPGTFQVGYEIEGNEAYPAARKLIEIGPEDGVRTQRWVMAPLAR, encoded by the coding sequence ATGCGCATGATCTACAGGGACCGGGGTCCGTCGCCGCTCGAACCCGAGAAGCCCGGCGCCGCCGGGGAACGGGACTCGACGTTCGGCTGGTGGGGCGCGTTCAGCATCGAGAAGTTCGCCGACGCGTCGCCGCTGTTCTACACCCACGAGGACGCCACCGGCTGGCTGGCGTACCTCCAGCAGTTCTACGACCGGAACTTCTGGTTCGCCGACGGGGGCGTCCAGGTCTGGGCGTACGAGGAGACCTACGACAACTGGCAGGACCGCTACGGGATGGACGCGGTGTGCGCCGTGTACCACTCGGGCCACGGCGACATGGACGGCAACGGCGTGTTCTACGCGCCGCTCGGTGCCGCCTGGGACGGGCGCACCACGGCGACCTCCCACCGGATGGCGCTCGGCAACGAGAAGTGCCGCTACATCTTCTGGTCGACCTGCTTCTCGCTGCGGGTCCTCGCCGGGCACTCCCCGATCCGCACCTGGGCCGGGCCGAACCTCGGCTTCCGGATGCTCTTCGGCTTCGAGACCACCAGCATCGACCACCCGGACTACGGCAGGAAGTTCTGGGACAAGTGGCGGTCCGGGCAGACGTACTGCGACGCCTGGCTGAACGCGAGCTGGGACATCCACAAGAACCAGGCCCCGTCCGTGTGCGCGGTCGGCGCCACCCAGGCCGAGGCCGTGAACCGCCTCAACACGGAGCGGAACTTCTACCGCGACGCCGTGTCGGACAACTGGTACGCGTGGCGCTGGTACAACGCACGGGAGGCGTCGCTCTCCGAGCAGCTGACCACGCTGCCCGAGGGCACCCAGACCGTCGAGCTCGCGCCGCGCGACCCGAGCGCCGAGCTGGCCCGGGCGGGGCAGATCGCGTCGTTCCCGAGCGCGGCCCTCGAAGAGGTGGAGGTCGACCGCCAGGGCGTGCTCAGCGCAGGCTCCGGCGACCGCGTCGTCTCCACGGGCCCGCTCGCGGTGCGCTGGGTGCGCCTTGCCGAGCCCAACACGCGCAACACCACGCCGCTGCCCACCGAGCCGGCGATCGACCGGGCCCGCGCCTTCGCCGAGGAGCACGCCGACGGCGCCGAGCTGATCCTCGACAGCGTGCACGACCTGATGCAGAACTCCGGCACCAAGGACGGCTCGGAGATCGGCACCGACACCACGATCGCGACCCACGTCACGTTCCGGCAGGCCTTCGACGGCGTCTCCGTCATCACGCCGGACCGCGGCCTGATCCGGGTCGCTCTCGACAACGACGGCACGGTCGTGCAGGCGCAGCTGTCCACCCGGGCGGTCGCGAGCGCCCGGCGTGAGCCGAGCAGCCAGGTCGCGCCGCCGCAGGCCGGGGGCGGCGGGGCGGCCGCTGCCCCCGCGCCCAGGGACCCGGACGAGGCGCTGGCCGCCGCGCAGGAGCGGCTGCTCGCGGAGCTGGCGGTCCGCGGCGCCGAGCCCGGCGCCGACTACCCCTCGGCCGTGGCGCGGGAGCAGCGGCCCGAGGTCAGGGACGTGCCGGGCACGTTCCAGGTGGGCTACGAGATCGAGGGCAACGAGGCCTACCCGGCCGCCCGCAAGCTGATCGAAATCGGCCCTGAGGACGGCGTCAGGACGCAGCGCTGGGTGATGGCCCCGCTGGCACGGTAA